A stretch of the Glutamicibacter sp. JL.03c genome encodes the following:
- the serA gene encoding phosphoglycerate dehydrogenase produces the protein MSDNKPIVLLAEQLSPATVAALGPDFEIRQTDGADRSQLLAAIADVDAILVRSATQVDAEAIAAAKNLKVIARAGVGLDNVDIKSATQAGVMVVNAPTSNIISAAELTVGHIVSLARRIPAANASLKNGEWKRSSFTGVELFEKKAGIIGLGRIGALVAARLQGFGMEIVAYDPYVTPARAAQLGVTLLTLDELLEQADFITIHMPKTPETLGMLGKDAFSKMKDTAYVVNVARGGLVDEAALYEALKNKEIAGAGIDVFVKEPSTDLPFFEFDNVTVTPHLGASTDEAQEKAGVSVAKSVRLALSGELVPDAVNVAGGVIDENVRPGIPLIEKLGRIFNALAVGSLTSIDVEVAGEIAELDVKALELSALKGVFMDVVSEQVSYVNAPVLAEQRGVATRLITTPDSPEFRNQLTIKGSTNEGTQLAVAGTLTGPKQIEKLVGINGHEIEIPISDHMIVVRYADRPGVVGSLGNVLGEQGVNIAGMQVSRDEKKSEALAVISIDSALPAGVLDVVGAAIGASVAREINLED, from the coding sequence GTGTCTGACAACAAGCCCATCGTACTTCTGGCCGAACAACTTTCCCCAGCGACAGTTGCTGCCCTCGGCCCCGACTTTGAAATTCGTCAGACTGACGGGGCGGACCGCTCTCAGCTCCTCGCCGCCATTGCCGATGTCGATGCAATCCTTGTCCGCTCTGCCACCCAGGTAGATGCCGAGGCAATTGCAGCGGCCAAGAACCTCAAGGTCATCGCCCGTGCAGGCGTTGGCCTGGACAACGTGGACATCAAGTCCGCGACCCAGGCTGGTGTCATGGTGGTCAATGCTCCGACCTCCAACATCATCTCCGCAGCCGAGCTGACCGTCGGCCACATCGTATCGCTGGCCCGTCGCATCCCGGCCGCGAATGCCTCGCTGAAGAACGGCGAATGGAAGCGTAGCTCCTTCACCGGTGTAGAGCTGTTCGAGAAGAAGGCCGGCATCATCGGCCTGGGCCGCATCGGCGCGTTGGTCGCGGCTCGCTTGCAGGGCTTCGGCATGGAAATCGTCGCCTATGATCCATACGTCACCCCAGCACGCGCGGCTCAGCTTGGTGTCACCCTGCTGACCCTGGACGAGCTTCTGGAGCAGGCCGATTTCATCACCATCCACATGCCAAAGACCCCGGAGACCCTGGGCATGCTGGGCAAGGACGCCTTCAGCAAGATGAAGGACACCGCTTACGTGGTCAACGTTGCCCGCGGTGGCCTGGTGGATGAGGCCGCTCTGTATGAAGCACTGAAGAACAAGGAGATCGCCGGCGCCGGAATTGACGTTTTCGTCAAGGAGCCAAGCACCGATCTCCCATTCTTCGAATTCGACAACGTTACCGTCACTCCGCACCTCGGTGCCTCCACCGATGAAGCTCAGGAAAAGGCCGGCGTATCCGTCGCCAAGTCCGTTCGACTGGCATTGTCGGGCGAATTGGTGCCGGATGCAGTCAACGTGGCCGGTGGCGTCATCGATGAGAATGTGCGCCCAGGCATCCCGCTGATTGAAAAGCTGGGTCGCATCTTCAACGCATTGGCTGTTGGATCGTTGACCAGCATTGACGTTGAGGTCGCCGGCGAAATCGCTGAGCTTGATGTCAAGGCATTGGAGCTCTCGGCGCTCAAGGGTGTGTTCATGGATGTCGTCTCGGAGCAGGTCTCCTACGTCAACGCTCCAGTTCTTGCAGAACAGCGAGGCGTGGCCACGCGTTTGATCACCACCCCGGATTCGCCGGAATTCCGCAACCAGCTGACCATCAAGGGCTCAACCAACGAAGGCACTCAGCTTGCCGTGGCTGGCACCCTGACCGGTCCAAAGCAGATTGAAAAGCTTGTTGGCATCAACGGTCACGAAATTGAAATCCCAATCTCTGATCACATGATCGTCGTTCGTTACGCCGACCGTCCAGGCGTCGTTGGCTCCCTGGGCAACGTTCTGGGCGAGCAGGGCGTGAATATTGCCGGGATGCAGGTTTCCCGCGATGAGAAGAAGTCCGAAGCCCTGGCGGTCATCAGCATTGACTCGGCGCTCCCTGCTGGCGTACTCGACGTGGTTGGCGCCGCCATCGGCGCCAGCGTTGCTCGCGAGATCAACCTCGAGGACTGA
- a CDS encoding prealbumin-like fold domain-containing protein: MKSDSTPTAKESEPTASSEAPESESAKELGLQLLAPAAVVGGFEIDGNKALNGTGSADWSSVTPRITNDGFKDSTQLGGKENDPATWVSSSASASGKADIGDVFTYNQVVDGNQYFYLAITRQDGTGSVGYRVELNQVSAPAGQLVPIRTNGDIMLSIGQGGNGAFEINGYQEWTNGAWVEKPRPTNSIEGESNAAASEGYPARTFMEASFNLTALNQNPTCTRGTFTQINIRSRASNSGNPDLEDRVQAPVSIPPRCADIDIEKRNEAGELVSGATFRITPNPLTGTGSLTVADGSSNDADGSANGVIKLRTNYFAGPLSIEETVAPQGYLLPAPADRTKSVTASAYGTYKVTFVDPKPYQPLTVEKSAAGGYEVEYTWDIDKSVAVAGEDVDGERVPTAGDTAVDFDYSVAVEPLQRIVRDVLVSGEITVDNPNDRPMVATLEDELADGTACIISATDMDADTAGLQVELPAGESTFGYECTSEEEPAELTGSNEVTVTWDLGDYPQTQAQLDDPANAGTGSVSDTEEFDYVVTEINKTITVLDDQHDFAAPGEDENGWMITWGDPEENLSRSYTLEHQGEPGTCTEFSNTASVEEIPEVNDSTQVTLCSGADLLVSSSLDLSLEREYLWDIDKNLLSEEPLVFDQEGKAAAEYEVTVTPGTPVDRAWTINGTVSVNNPNNWQDVQVHIAQPTFSGLSTSICTITATDGDVELEGFQAVIPSSATLDFSYECTVDAQPNYSGTSGAIVTWDAVAASTRSGQGAHTATTYAAGDWDITKRNETVTVLDDHHDFDPAWTITYQEGVVPPPRSYEVSWAYEQSDNLCNEFTNIAQLFGDDPETALDQDSVTVTGCLPADLTVDKVSDPVSGSYVAPGSIVNYTLTFTNDGGVPAEVNYSDWLTDVLDDATYNNDSLQVQGEGLTASITNGKIALIGEVAAQDTVTVTYAVTIKTEDFGNGVAANFLIPDGEEPPGTCDPEVTECTEHPILGTVNWAKTDEAGDALAQSEWELSGPDDFNDGAPMAIEDCIAAESPDCTGADRDPAGGQFTVVHLPWGNYELKETKAPAGYYPMADPLAFEIIDGDLVVDLAGIENLRRESPMLPLTGGLGSDLYFLLGGSVAAMGAVAYWLMKWRRRHSSSS; the protein is encoded by the coding sequence ATGAAATCTGACTCAACGCCAACAGCAAAAGAATCAGAGCCCACCGCTTCGAGCGAAGCCCCTGAGAGCGAGTCCGCCAAGGAGCTCGGACTTCAGCTCTTGGCCCCAGCTGCCGTTGTGGGCGGCTTTGAAATTGATGGCAACAAGGCCTTGAACGGGACAGGATCAGCGGACTGGTCCAGCGTGACACCACGGATCACGAACGACGGATTCAAAGACAGTACGCAGCTCGGTGGGAAGGAAAACGACCCCGCAACCTGGGTGTCATCCAGCGCTTCAGCATCAGGCAAGGCCGATATTGGCGACGTCTTCACTTACAATCAGGTGGTTGACGGCAACCAGTACTTCTACCTGGCCATTACCCGCCAAGACGGCACCGGAAGCGTTGGGTATCGCGTCGAACTCAATCAGGTCAGCGCTCCGGCAGGGCAACTCGTTCCAATCCGCACCAACGGCGACATCATGCTGAGCATCGGCCAGGGTGGCAACGGCGCTTTCGAAATCAACGGCTACCAAGAGTGGACCAATGGTGCATGGGTGGAAAAGCCGAGGCCAACGAACTCCATTGAAGGCGAGTCAAACGCGGCCGCAAGCGAAGGGTATCCCGCCCGCACGTTCATGGAAGCCTCGTTCAACCTGACCGCCCTGAACCAGAACCCCACCTGTACCCGGGGGACTTTCACCCAGATCAATATCCGCAGCCGTGCATCGAATAGCGGAAATCCTGATTTGGAGGACCGCGTTCAAGCTCCGGTGTCGATCCCCCCACGCTGTGCGGATATCGACATAGAAAAGCGCAATGAGGCCGGTGAGCTGGTATCAGGTGCAACTTTCCGGATCACGCCTAATCCTTTGACCGGAACCGGGTCTTTGACCGTGGCCGACGGCAGCAGCAACGATGCTGATGGATCTGCCAATGGCGTTATCAAGTTGCGGACGAACTACTTTGCTGGCCCACTGTCTATCGAGGAAACCGTCGCGCCACAAGGCTACCTCTTGCCAGCTCCTGCGGACCGCACGAAAAGCGTGACCGCCAGCGCCTACGGCACGTACAAGGTCACCTTCGTGGATCCCAAGCCGTACCAGCCGCTGACCGTAGAAAAGTCGGCTGCCGGCGGCTACGAAGTTGAATACACGTGGGACATCGACAAATCCGTTGCTGTTGCCGGTGAAGACGTCGACGGAGAGAGGGTACCGACCGCCGGGGACACTGCAGTGGACTTCGACTACTCGGTAGCTGTGGAACCATTGCAGCGCATTGTGCGTGACGTGCTGGTCAGCGGCGAGATCACCGTGGATAATCCGAATGACCGGCCCATGGTGGCGACGCTGGAGGATGAACTCGCCGATGGTACTGCCTGCATTATCAGCGCGACCGACATGGACGCCGACACCGCTGGCTTGCAGGTGGAACTCCCCGCGGGGGAGTCGACCTTCGGGTACGAATGCACGTCGGAGGAGGAACCTGCAGAGCTGACCGGCAGCAACGAAGTCACGGTGACGTGGGACTTGGGCGACTATCCGCAGACCCAGGCGCAATTAGACGATCCAGCCAACGCGGGAACAGGCTCGGTATCTGATACCGAAGAGTTCGACTACGTCGTCACCGAGATCAATAAGACAATCACGGTCCTTGACGATCAGCATGATTTCGCGGCGCCAGGTGAAGACGAAAACGGATGGATGATCACATGGGGAGACCCGGAGGAGAATCTGAGCCGCTCGTACACCCTGGAGCATCAGGGCGAGCCTGGTACGTGCACGGAATTCAGCAACACCGCGTCGGTCGAGGAAATTCCAGAGGTGAACGATTCAACCCAGGTCACGCTCTGCTCGGGTGCAGATCTGCTGGTCTCCAGCAGCCTCGACTTGAGCCTGGAACGGGAATACCTCTGGGACATCGACAAGAACCTGTTGAGCGAAGAGCCGCTGGTCTTTGACCAGGAGGGGAAGGCTGCCGCTGAATACGAAGTGACCGTCACCCCGGGAACCCCCGTGGACCGGGCCTGGACGATCAACGGCACCGTTTCGGTGAACAACCCCAATAATTGGCAAGACGTGCAAGTGCATATTGCACAGCCGACCTTCAGTGGCTTGAGCACTTCGATCTGCACAATCACAGCTACCGATGGCGACGTTGAGCTCGAAGGGTTCCAAGCCGTGATCCCTTCATCTGCCACTTTGGACTTCTCCTACGAGTGCACCGTGGATGCGCAACCGAACTACTCGGGGACCTCGGGCGCCATCGTCACGTGGGATGCCGTCGCGGCGTCAACAAGGAGTGGTCAGGGCGCGCACACCGCAACGACCTACGCAGCCGGAGACTGGGACATCACCAAGCGCAACGAAACCGTGACCGTACTCGATGATCACCACGATTTCGATCCAGCATGGACGATTACCTACCAGGAAGGCGTTGTCCCGCCACCACGGAGCTACGAGGTCTCCTGGGCCTACGAGCAAAGTGACAACCTGTGCAATGAATTCACCAACATCGCCCAGCTCTTCGGGGATGACCCGGAAACGGCTCTGGATCAAGACAGCGTCACGGTGACTGGTTGCCTGCCGGCAGACCTGACCGTGGACAAGGTTTCGGACCCGGTGTCTGGATCATATGTCGCGCCGGGCAGCATCGTGAATTACACGCTCACCTTCACCAATGATGGCGGCGTCCCAGCGGAGGTCAATTACAGTGACTGGCTCACCGATGTTCTGGATGACGCCACCTATAACAATGACTCCCTGCAGGTGCAGGGTGAAGGTCTGACAGCATCCATCACGAACGGCAAGATTGCGCTCATCGGTGAAGTCGCAGCCCAGGACACTGTGACCGTGACCTACGCGGTGACCATCAAGACCGAAGATTTCGGAAACGGCGTGGCTGCCAACTTCCTGATTCCGGATGGCGAAGAACCACCTGGCACTTGTGATCCGGAGGTCACCGAGTGCACCGAGCATCCAATCCTGGGCACGGTGAACTGGGCCAAGACGGATGAAGCAGGCGACGCCTTGGCGCAATCCGAATGGGAACTGAGCGGACCCGACGACTTCAACGACGGGGCGCCAATGGCCATCGAAGACTGCATTGCCGCTGAATCCCCGGATTGCACCGGTGCCGACCGGGATCCAGCAGGCGGGCAATTCACTGTGGTCCACCTTCCATGGGGCAACTACGAGCTGAAGGAAACCAAGGCTCCGGCAGGCTACTACCCGATGGCGGATCCGCTGGCCTTCGAAATCATCGACGGAGACCTGGTGGTCGACCTGGCAGGCATCGAAAACCTTCGCCGTGAATCACCGATGCTGCCGCTGACCGGTGGGTTGGGAAGCGACCTGTACTTCCTGCTCGGCGGATCGGTAGCCGCGATGGGTGCAGTCGCCTACTGGCTGATGAAGTGGCGTCGCCGCCACAGCTCATCCAGCTAA
- the glf gene encoding UDP-galactopyranose mutase yields the protein MDTELLVVGSGFFGLTIAERAADAGLKVTVIDRRSHIGGNAYSEAEPETGIEVHRYGAHLFHTSNERVWEYVNRFTSFTNYEHRVYSTHNNQTFALPVNLHTINQFFNAAYTPDEARAVVKEQAGEFEVDSAKNFYEKGIALVGRPLFEAFFAHYTAKQWQTSPEKLSGDIVSRLPVRYNYDNRYFNDKYEGLPVDGYTAWIERMAEHPNITVQLNTDFFDTSQPFNKEALVGKMPIVYTGPIDRYFDYSEGNLSWRTLDFEEEVLNVGDYQGTPVMNYPDADVEFTRIHEFKHFHPERKDSYPTDKTVIMREFSRFAERDDEPYYPVNTPEDRTGLLAYRELAKKEENVFFGGRLGTYQYLDMHMAIGSALSMWDNQISQIALGLKVSQ from the coding sequence ATGGATACAGAATTATTAGTTGTCGGGTCCGGTTTCTTTGGTCTAACGATTGCAGAACGGGCTGCCGATGCAGGTCTCAAGGTCACCGTCATCGACAGGCGCTCGCACATTGGCGGAAACGCCTACAGCGAAGCAGAACCAGAGACCGGCATCGAAGTTCACCGATACGGAGCCCACCTCTTCCACACCTCGAATGAACGAGTCTGGGAGTACGTGAATCGCTTCACCAGCTTCACCAATTACGAACACCGCGTTTACTCGACGCATAACAACCAGACCTTTGCTCTCCCTGTAAATCTGCACACTATCAACCAGTTCTTCAATGCCGCATACACCCCTGACGAGGCACGAGCCGTGGTCAAAGAACAGGCAGGGGAATTCGAGGTAGACAGCGCCAAGAATTTCTACGAGAAGGGCATCGCCCTCGTAGGTCGCCCGTTGTTCGAGGCCTTCTTCGCTCACTACACCGCTAAGCAGTGGCAGACCTCCCCCGAAAAGCTCTCGGGAGATATCGTTAGCCGGCTCCCGGTGCGCTACAACTACGACAATCGTTACTTCAATGACAAGTACGAGGGGTTGCCGGTTGACGGCTACACCGCCTGGATCGAGCGGATGGCAGAGCACCCAAACATCACCGTTCAGCTGAACACCGACTTCTTCGATACCAGCCAGCCCTTCAACAAGGAAGCCTTGGTTGGCAAGATGCCAATTGTCTACACCGGTCCAATCGACCGCTACTTCGACTACAGCGAAGGCAACTTGTCCTGGCGCACCTTGGACTTTGAAGAAGAAGTTTTGAACGTAGGCGATTACCAGGGCACCCCGGTGATGAACTATCCGGATGCCGATGTGGAATTCACCCGAATCCATGAGTTCAAGCATTTCCACCCGGAACGCAAGGACAGCTACCCTACGGACAAGACCGTCATCATGCGCGAGTTCTCGCGCTTCGCTGAACGCGACGACGAGCCTTATTACCCGGTGAATACTCCTGAGGACCGCACTGGCCTGCTGGCCTACCGTGAGCTCGCCAAGAAGGAAGAGAACGTCTTCTTCGGCGGCCGCCTGGGCACCTACCAGTATCTGGATATGCACATGGCCATCGGTTCAGCGCTATCGATGTGGGATAACCAGATCTCGCAGATTGCCCTGGGCCTGAAGGTCTCGCAGTAA
- a CDS encoding class C sortase: protein MSTQTASRRANRPAERKRWAWPWMESIAALLMLAGVLVFMYPSTAAWFSQKEQSRVTGTALESLGEGGQQEEQEWDMALAQAQEYNQALNSGAVYRSNENIAHGETGQRIAGYDYEQLLNTGGSGFMGRLLYERLEIDLPIYHGTSMETLERGIGHLEGTSLPVGGTDTRSVLTAHRGLPEATLFTHLDDAEIGDTFTVSLLDQVLTYRVSEMLVIDPEETQSILPVPGEDMITLVTCTPLGINSHRILVNAVRVTPTPIGDEIAAREAPHLPGFPWWMVILGGVASFCGLFIWQAGRALAAKRNKNSEASGEAG from the coding sequence GTGAGTACCCAAACCGCTAGCCGCCGAGCCAACCGGCCGGCCGAAAGGAAACGGTGGGCCTGGCCGTGGATGGAAAGCATCGCGGCTCTGCTGATGCTTGCCGGGGTTCTGGTCTTCATGTACCCCTCAACGGCTGCCTGGTTCTCGCAAAAGGAGCAGTCCCGGGTCACCGGCACCGCTCTTGAATCCTTGGGCGAGGGGGGCCAGCAGGAGGAGCAAGAATGGGACATGGCCCTGGCCCAGGCCCAGGAATACAACCAGGCGCTCAACAGCGGCGCGGTGTACCGTTCCAACGAGAATATTGCGCATGGAGAGACCGGGCAGCGGATTGCCGGCTATGACTATGAGCAGCTTTTGAACACCGGTGGCAGCGGCTTCATGGGCCGATTGCTGTACGAACGCCTGGAGATCGATCTGCCCATCTATCACGGGACCTCCATGGAAACCCTGGAGCGTGGAATAGGCCACCTTGAAGGAACCTCGTTGCCGGTAGGAGGCACTGACACAAGATCCGTGCTGACCGCCCACCGCGGCTTGCCAGAGGCAACACTTTTCACGCATCTGGATGATGCGGAAATCGGCGATACTTTCACGGTGTCACTGCTTGATCAGGTGCTCACCTACCGGGTCTCTGAAATGCTGGTGATCGATCCTGAAGAGACGCAATCGATCCTGCCAGTGCCCGGTGAAGACATGATTACGTTGGTGACCTGTACTCCTCTGGGAATTAATAGCCATCGCATCCTGGTTAATGCGGTGCGAGTCACACCTACGCCAATTGGTGATGAAATAGCAGCACGTGAAGCCCCGCATCTGCCAGGCTTCCCATGGTGGATGGTGATCCTCGGAGGAGTCGCCTCGTTCTGCGGCCTGTTCATCTGGCAGGCAGGGCGCGCGTTGGCGGCGAAGCGCAACAAGAATTCTGAGGCTAGCGGCGAAGCAGGGTAG
- a CDS encoding SpaH/EbpB family LPXTG-anchored major pilin, translating into MKKPLMWRGAAALGAATLVAGGMMALGAPALAAVGPDQPNAPTEGTLTINKYSGAPVGEGETPDPDNLLDGVEFTVTQVGTLVGGVCEAIDLTDAAQWDGLDGLFASAPAAPTDPYCTTGTPAVQTTVDGQTEFALDLGIYFVQETDPGDNNIVSKVPDFYVSIPTSQGDTGSGWNYDVVADPKNQLMEAPTKTIDEDPSNLVVGSDVTWTMSVPVPTLNNGEKFNTAVITDDLDSRLDYVEGSTQASVGGVTLQDEVHYNVTGNAVWTFTDAGKAILDAHMGEELTISFDTTVTAVGNGIIPNPDYRSNFNGTEVPGTQVPFTYWGQLSILKTDDSATPLMLAGAEFQVFDLADGATCPADAPQSGAVAVGESDASGVVKWGDGAVSPLGLFIGNFNEEQAAPEAEYCVYETVVPAGHVATQIDNPVTITTNNGAPLELTVVNSKKDGPDLPLTGAQGTIMMTIGGLAIIAVGAAVMFLARRRHHQHDA; encoded by the coding sequence GTGAAGAAACCACTTATGTGGCGTGGAGCAGCAGCCTTGGGAGCTGCCACCCTGGTGGCGGGCGGAATGATGGCTTTGGGGGCCCCGGCTTTGGCAGCAGTTGGTCCCGACCAGCCAAATGCGCCAACTGAAGGCACCTTGACCATCAACAAGTACTCTGGTGCACCAGTTGGCGAGGGGGAAACCCCTGATCCTGACAACTTGTTGGACGGTGTCGAATTCACCGTGACACAGGTTGGCACTCTCGTTGGCGGTGTTTGTGAAGCCATCGATCTGACCGATGCAGCCCAGTGGGACGGGCTCGATGGCTTGTTTGCCTCGGCGCCAGCAGCGCCGACAGACCCATACTGCACGACGGGAACCCCTGCTGTGCAGACGACGGTAGATGGGCAAACCGAGTTCGCCTTGGATCTGGGAATCTACTTCGTCCAGGAAACCGACCCGGGAGACAACAACATTGTCTCCAAGGTTCCAGACTTCTACGTATCCATCCCGACCTCGCAGGGCGATACCGGAAGCGGCTGGAACTATGATGTCGTTGCTGATCCGAAGAACCAGCTGATGGAGGCTCCGACAAAAACCATCGACGAGGATCCTTCCAACTTGGTCGTGGGCAGTGACGTGACCTGGACGATGAGCGTCCCGGTTCCAACGCTGAACAATGGCGAAAAGTTCAACACGGCCGTCATTACCGATGACTTGGATAGCCGGCTGGACTACGTCGAGGGCTCCACTCAGGCCTCGGTTGGCGGCGTAACGCTGCAAGATGAAGTTCATTACAACGTCACTGGCAACGCGGTCTGGACCTTCACCGACGCCGGTAAAGCAATTCTCGATGCCCATATGGGTGAAGAGCTGACCATCAGCTTCGACACCACGGTCACTGCGGTGGGCAACGGCATCATTCCCAACCCGGACTACCGCAGCAACTTCAATGGCACCGAAGTTCCAGGCACGCAGGTTCCATTCACCTACTGGGGCCAATTGAGCATCCTGAAGACTGATGATTCCGCAACGCCGCTGATGCTGGCCGGAGCGGAGTTCCAGGTCTTTGATCTGGCCGATGGTGCTACCTGCCCGGCGGACGCACCACAGAGCGGGGCCGTGGCCGTCGGTGAATCTGATGCGAGCGGCGTGGTGAAGTGGGGAGACGGCGCTGTCAGCCCACTGGGATTGTTCATCGGGAACTTCAATGAAGAACAGGCCGCTCCGGAAGCTGAGTACTGCGTCTACGAGACAGTGGTCCCTGCTGGCCACGTGGCAACGCAGATTGACAATCCGGTGACCATTACCACCAATAATGGCGCCCCTCTTGAATTGACCGTAGTCAACAGCAAGAAGGACGGACCGGATCTGCCGCTGACCGGTGCCCAGGGCACCATCATGATGACGATTGGCGGTTTGGCCATTATTGCAGTTGGCGCTGCAGTGATGTTCCTGGCCCGTCGCCGGCATCACCAGCACGATGCATAG
- a CDS encoding glycosyltransferase gives MREESRDETETVEASFEPSDTAIVIVTYNRSHLLDRLLTSIQVMDPAPGHVVIIDNASADDTHEIVEKHEAELDAKVIYKKLATNTGGAGGFHTGVKTAYEIGATWIWMMDDDVEVIPNGLGRLGHWSQRFKVIQGRRYDYDGSEFYWQYRISDKLAIPIPFAPSDFDATGYREMNSGCFEGMFIHRDVIRRIGLPDPRFFIYWDDQLYGWLASRITTAVIVNEFVLRRTRDIRQLDLGIRHFNASSDPYRYYIMRNRAILKQYYRAHGMWHPGAFALGTALTFGKEILRLLLVEKTIRGTSNLFRGIRDGHQIAMDKTWEPMAPLEAHPQNQHQQHN, from the coding sequence ATGAGGGAAGAATCAAGAGACGAAACGGAAACCGTCGAGGCGAGTTTCGAGCCGTCGGACACTGCTATTGTGATCGTTACTTACAACCGATCGCATCTCCTTGATCGACTCCTGACTAGTATCCAAGTGATGGATCCAGCGCCCGGTCATGTAGTTATCATCGACAATGCCTCCGCCGACGATACGCACGAGATTGTCGAAAAACACGAAGCTGAACTCGATGCAAAAGTCATTTATAAGAAGCTGGCAACAAATACCGGCGGAGCCGGTGGATTCCACACCGGAGTCAAGACCGCCTATGAAATTGGTGCCACTTGGATCTGGATGATGGACGACGACGTTGAGGTCATACCCAATGGACTGGGTCGCCTCGGCCACTGGTCGCAGCGTTTCAAAGTCATCCAAGGGCGACGCTATGACTACGATGGCAGCGAATTCTATTGGCAATATCGAATCTCAGACAAGCTTGCCATCCCCATTCCGTTCGCACCCAGCGACTTTGATGCCACTGGCTATCGGGAGATGAACTCAGGCTGTTTCGAGGGAATGTTTATCCATCGCGATGTAATACGTCGAATCGGACTCCCTGATCCCCGCTTCTTCATCTACTGGGATGATCAGCTCTACGGCTGGCTGGCCTCAAGAATCACGACTGCGGTTATTGTCAATGAATTCGTTCTTCGACGCACGCGGGACATCCGCCAGCTCGATTTGGGCATCCGCCATTTCAATGCGTCGAGCGATCCTTACCGTTACTACATTATGCGCAACCGCGCGATACTCAAGCAGTACTATCGTGCGCACGGCATGTGGCATCCAGGGGCATTCGCCCTGGGCACGGCTCTGACGTTCGGCAAGGAAATCCTGCGGCTGCTCTTGGTGGAAAAGACAATTCGAGGCACGTCGAACCTCTTTAGGGGAATCCGCGATGGCCACCAGATCGCCATGGACAAGACTTGGGAGCCCATGGCTCCGTTGGAAGCCCACCCGCAAAACCAGCATCAACAGCACAACTGA